A region of Anopheles merus strain MAF chromosome 2R, AmerM5.1, whole genome shotgun sequence DNA encodes the following proteins:
- the LOC121600460 gene encoding uncharacterized protein LOC121600460 — translation MSPTAKGHASIQDMITLIAPPSRDELIQAELQLCRLAQQDSFADDLPAVKNGKDLPRNSKLKWLSPIIDEAGILRVGGRLRNAQIAEYAKHPILLSAKHPLAALLAVAYHQKYMHTGPEHLLSILRERFWIIGGRNLTKLVFHRCHNCFKAKPTLVQQSVADLPTSRVTPTRPFAVSGVDYCGPVLLKSPVRNRSPTKAYIAIFVCFATRAVHIELVNDLTTAAFLAALRRFVARRGKIAELHSDNATTFKGAAHELHRLYEMFKCSNSERIEIFNWCANEEIQWKFIPPPAPHFGGLWEAAVRSAKQHLIRTIGSTSLTQEGMVTLLAQVEQCLNSRPLIPLSSEPSDTQPLTPGHFLVGSNMLEHAS, via the coding sequence ATGTCACCGACAGCCAAGGGTCATGCTTCGATTCAGGACATGATTACATTGATTGCACCTCCATCTCGAGACGAACTCATCCAAGCTGAGCTTCAGTTGTGTCGGTTAGCTCAGCAAGATTCATTTGCGGATGATTTACCCGCGGTTAAAAACGGCAAGGATCTACCACGCAATTCAAAGCTGAAATGGTTGTCCCCCATTATTGATGAGGCGGGAATCCTGCGTGTTGGTGGCCGGCTTCGCAACGCACAAATAGCAGAATACGCGAAGCATCCCATACTTCTTTCTGCAAAACACCCGctcgcagcattgttagcAGTCGCGTATCACCAGAAGTATATGCACACCGGTCCTGAACACTTATTATCCATCCTTCGTGAACGCTTCTGGATAATCGGTGGCCGTAATTTGACCAAGTTGGTTTTCCATcggtgtcacaattgtttcaAGGCCAAACCTACACTGGTGCAACAATCCGTTGCAGATCTTCCGACATCAAGGGTTACACCCACAAGACCGTTTGCTGTCAGTGGTGTGGACTATTGCGGTCCGGTATTGCTGAAGTCGCCTGTTCGCAATAGAAGTCCCACCAAGGCATACATCGCCATCTTCGTGTGCTTTGCAACACGAGCGGTCCACATTGAGTTGGTGAATGATCTCACTACGGCGGCATTTTTGGCAGCACTAAGGCGCTTCGTGGCTCGCAGAGGCAAAATCGCGGAACTGCATTCAGATAATGCCACTACGTTTAAGGGGGCTGCACACGAACTTCATCGCCTCTACGAGATGTTCAAGTGCAGCAATAGCGAACGCATCGAAATCTTCAACTGGTGTGCCAATGAAGAAATTCAGTGGAAGTTTATTCCACCTCCGGCGCCACACTTCGGAGGACTGTGGGAGGCTGCTGTACGATCCGCTAAACAGCACCTAATTCGCACGATAGGAAGTACGAGCCTCACTCAGGAGGGAATGGTAACATTGCTAGCACAGGTCGAACAATGCTTAAATTCAAGACCCTTGATTCCGCTTTCTAGTGAGCCTTCGGACACGCAACCACTCACTCCGGGTCATTTTTTGGTAGGGTCGAACATGCTGGAACATGCCAGTTGA
- the LOC121600469 gene encoding uncharacterized protein LOC121600469: MDKKIKSAQHKKLVAVENIKALERFKQNFKPENVGEIPEVMEGLEQHRQDFFAAVAKLEEYDDTSDAIQACITDRIDMEERCRRLKSFLRENQRKEANSLNDSLLANSTLAFGRPNTSNIRFPKIELPTFDGDSTKWLSFRDRFVAMIDASGELPPIAKLQYLLSSLNGDAAVPFEHVTLTTENYSVTWAALLKRYDNSRMLVREYWRRLHFLPAIATESVDGLTSLVDEFVRYVNGLQKLHEPVDSWDTPLSNMLLMKLDNETILAWERHSVHKKKDKYSELIEFLQDRIQILKSSQSISCDRIVVPIKVAGAYRPTAPRRSVTNAASVQRNTPVSSTMQQVSCPLQCADHHLVRNCPVFLAKNTQERREIARSKGLCWNCLSCSHQVRSCKSEYSCRSCKERHHTLLHQPPQQPTVALSAQLDDDMVFLETALVFIVDDYGEKHEARALLDSGSMSNFISDTNLQFTTPLEFLILDTPSADIPTSPINVSTWNVPDVTLADPTYHIPGKVDVVIGGDTFWELHTGRKQSLDSGLP, from the exons ATGGACAAGAAGATAAAATCTGCTCAGCACAAAAAACTCGTCGCAGTGGAAAACATTAAGGCGCTGGAGCGCTTTAAGCAGAACTTCAAACCCGAAAATGTAGGTGAAATCCCGGAGGTTATGGAGGGTTTGGAGCAACACAGACAGGACTTTTTTGCCGCGGTGGCAAAGCTGGAAGAGTATGACGACACCAGTGATGCGATTCAAGCCTGTATTACTGACAGGATCGATATGGAAGAGCGCTGCCGGCGGCTAAAATCGTTCCTTAGAGAAAACCAGCGGAAGGAAGCCAATTCGCTCAACGACTCCTTATTGGCAAACTCAACCCTAGCGTTTGGACGgccaaacacatcaaacatacGTTTTCCCAAAATCGAATTACCAACGTTCGACGGTGATTCGACAAAGTGGTTGTCATTCCGCGATCGCTTTGTCGCGATGATTGACGCAAGTGGCGAGCTGCCGCCAATTGCAAAACTGCAGTACTTACTTTCGTCCCTGAACGGTGACGCTGCGGTTCCCTTCGAACATGTTACTCTGACCACGGAAAACTATTCTGTTACCTGGGCTGCGCTGCTTAAGCGATACGACAACTCACGGATGCTCGTTCGCGAGTACTGGCGACGGCTACATTTCCTACCTGCGATTGCAACAGAAAGTGTCGATGGCTTGACGTCGTTGGTAGATGAATTCGTGCGATATGTGAATGGGTTGCAGAAGCTGCATGAACCTGTCGACTCATGGGACACGCCTTTGTCCAACATGTTGCTGATGAAGCTGGACAATGAGACCATTCTGGCGTGGGAAAGGCATTCTGTGCATAAGAAAAAGGATAAGTACAGCGAGTTGATCGAATTCCTGCAAGACCGAATCCAAATCCTAAAATCGAGCCAGAGTATCTCGTGCGATCGGATTGTGGTTCCGATCAAGGTGGCCGGGGCATATCGGCCCACCGCACCACGGCGGTCGGTAACCAACGCTGCTTCTGTGCAAAGGAATACTCCCGTTTCATCGACCATGCAACAAGTGAGCTGTCCATTGCAGTGTGCAGATCATCACCTGGTTCGAAATTGCCCGGTATTTTTAGCCAAAAATACTCAGGAGCGGCGGGAAATCGCACGGTCAAAGGGATTGTGCTGGAATTGTCTCAGTTGTTCCCATCAAGTGAGATCGTGCAAATCCGAGTATTCTTGCCGTTCGTGCAAGGAACGGCATCATACGCTGCTTCAtcaaccaccacaacaacctACAGTCGCTTTGTCAGCCCAATTAGATGATGATATGGTGTTTCTCGAGACGGCCCTTGTGTTTATCGTAGACGATTATGGAGAGAAGCATGAGGCACGGGCGCTTCTGGATTCGGGCTCCATGTCCAACTTCATTTCGGATAC GAACCTTCAATTCACCACCCCATTGGAGTTTCTGATCCTGGATACACCCTCGGCGGACATTCCCACCTCACCAATCAACGTGTCTACGTGGAACGTCCCGGATGTAACGCTAGCAGACCCCACGTATCACATCCCAGGCAAGGTCGATGTGGTCATCGGTGGCGATACGTTCTGGGAGCTGCATACCGGACGCAAGCAATCTCTCGATTCGGGTCTGCCATGA